A window of the Trichoderma asperellum chromosome 6, complete sequence genome harbors these coding sequences:
- the SSN8 gene encoding RNA polymerase II holoenzyme cyclin-like subunit (TransMembrane:1 (o186-206i)) produces the protein MSANYWESTQKRYWLFTKDELASMRQKLEEENTELVRMFPLPQPRHLAIYFNQQLLRLGKRLTIRQQAMATAQVYLKRFYTRVEIRRTNPYLVITTAIYLACKMEESPQHIRLIVTEARQLWQDFIGLDTSKIGECEFFLISEMSSQLIVHQPYRSLLALRGELSLVDEDVQLAKSIINDHYMTDLPFLCSPHTVALVAILLALVLRPNSTVPGQNSSGSAAAAGLAAAQAALSQAHSARSGQGGILAEIPSTPDVKERVQEARITRVQHFAAWLAESGVDIAAMVDATQEIISFYECYEQYNDKLTREQINRFVKARNLDK, from the exons ATGTCCGCCAACTACTGGGAGTCGACGCAGAAGCGATATTGGCTATTTACCAAAGATGAGCTCGCCTCGATGCGACAgaagctggaggaggagaacaCCGAGCTCGTGCGCATGTTTCCTCTCCCGCAGCCAAGGCATCTAGCCATTTACTTCAATCAGC AGTTGCTGAGGCTGGGGAAGCGCCTCACCATCCGCCAGCAGGCCATGGCCACGGCGCAGGTCTACCTGAAGCGCTTCTACACTCGAGTCGAGATCCGTCGCACGAACCCCTATCTCGTCATCACGACCGCGATATACCTGGCCTGCAAGATGGAAGAGTCACCACAGCACATTCGTCTGATTGTGACAGAGGCTAGGCAGCTCTGGCAGGATTTCATCGGGCTGGACACGTCCAAGATTGGAGAGTGCGAATTCTTCCTCATTAGCGAGATGAGCTCCCAGCTCATTGTGCATCAACCCTATCGAAGCCTGCTGGCTCTGCGCGGCGAGCTCTCCCTGGTCGACGAAGATGTGCAGCTCGCCAAGTCCATCATCAACGATCACTACATGACAGACTTGCCGTTTCTCTGCTCGCCTCACACCGTTGCGCTAGTAGCAATCCTCCTAGCTTTAGTTCTGCGTCCCAATTCCACTGTTCCAGGACAGAATTCCTCAGGAtcggctgccgctgctggcctgGCTGCCGCACAAGCTGCGCTGAGCCAGGCACACTCAGCTCGATCAGGCCAAGGAGGCATCCTTGCCGAGATTCCGTCTACACCAGATGTCAAAGAACGGGTTCAGGAGGCCAGGATAACTCGGGTACAGCATTTCGCAGCCTGGCTAGCCGAGAGCGGAGTCGACATTGCCGCCATGGTGGACGCAACGCAAGAGATTATATCATTTTATGAGTGTTACGAACAGTATAATGATAAGCTTACGAGGGAGCAAATCAACCGCTTTGTCAAGGCTCGAAATCTCGATAAATAG
- a CDS encoding uncharacterized protein (EggNog:ENOG41~MEROPS:MER0036075) produces MSLYGQHLRPDKLSRRGTAALAAAACLSLYLLVRPALSPVAKSPKTNIVRVKDRGAGADPEDSEKSAAVPYPPELFPGGRDVETVYGTIRVFEWGPEEGEKVLLVHGIGTPCIAMGDMAWELVRKGYRVMLFDLFGRGYSDGPSDTAYDECLYTTQILLVLASSSLSWTGASSFHLIGYSLGGALVAAFAAYHSHMVRSLTAVCPGGLVRKSHISWQSRLMYSHGLLPEWLLQRWMRSRLEPQHGQSADVPEGDEGDVHFDDVQITAGKSSVKVGEVIGWQLEANPAFVDSYMSTIRYSPIYDQHDKMWAVLSKKLAANRELGLGLQRVCVILGDKDALIVKDEWIEDTKAVLGEDGVDVRVIPGSHSIAIYKGKEVVDAAISSWKSSRRRNGRSSKNSGSASSSEFRSKKNRHRN; encoded by the exons ATGAGTCTGTACGGGCAACATCTCCGCCCAGACAAGCTCTCGCGGAGAGGCACCGCTGCTCTCGCAGCAGCGGCCTGTCTGTCTCTCTACCTGCTCGTCCGGCCAGCCTTATCACCGGTTGCAAAGTCTCCCAAGACGAACATCGTCCGCGTCAAGGATCGCGGTGCGGGCGCCGATCCGGAAGACTCCGAAAAGTCGGCGGCCGTGCCGTATCCGCCGGAGCTGTTCCCGGGAGGCCGGGACGTCGAGACGGTGTATGGCACGATCAGGGTCTTCGAGTGGGGTCCTGAGGAAGGCGAGAAGGTGCTTCTGGTCCATGGCATCGGTACGCCGTGCATTGCCATGGGAGACATGGCGTGGGAGTTGGTGAGGAAGGGATATCGAGTTATGCTCTTTG ATCTTTTTGGGAGAGGTTACTCTGATGGTCCTTCCGATACGGCATACGACGAGTGCCTCTACACTACTCAGATCCTCCTCGTGCtggcatcttcatcgctcTCCTGGACAGGCGCCTCTTCCTTCCATCTCATTGGCTACTCATTAGGCGGTGCTCTTGTCGCGGCCTTTGCAGCATACCACTCGCACATGGTACGCTCCCTCACTGCCGTCTGCCCAGGAGGCCTCGTGCGAAAGTCGCACATTTCTTGGCAGAGCCGCCTCATGTACTCCCACGGCCTGCTCCCCGAGTGGCTTCTCCAGAGGTGGATGCGATCCCGGCTTGAGCCGCAGCATGGGCAGAGTGCGGATGTGCCCGAAGGCGACGAAGGAGATGTCCACTTTGACGACGTGCAGATTACTGCCGGGAAGAGCTCCGTGAAGGTCGGTGAAGTTATAGGTTGGCAGCTGGAGGCTAATCCGGCATTTGTTGACTCTTACATGAGCACCATTCGCTATTCGCCAATTTACGACCAACACGACAAGATGTGGGCAGTCTTGAGTAAAAAACTCGCTGCTAATCGGGAGCTTGGCCTAGGATTGCAGCGGGTCTGTGTCATTTTGGGGGATAAAGACGCTCTTATTGTGAAAGACGAGTGGATCGAAGATACCAAGGCGGTGTTGGGTGAAGACGGCGTAGACGTTCGTGTGATTCCTGGCAGCCATTCCATTGCTATTTACAAAGGCAAGGAAGTTGTTGACGCAGCCATTTCATCGTGGAAGAGCAGTCGACGTAGGAACGGCAGGTCATCCAAGAACAGTGGAAGtgcaagcagcagcgagtTTCGGTCCAAGAAGAATAGACATAGAAATTAG
- a CDS encoding uncharacterized protein (EggNog:ENOG41) — protein sequence MSSYYGYNAHAAHAASVSHNHHSGGRNRRTPRLTVSQNSQRQFRGVRSMKELNESAALSAFRTRFEAGRSFDLEDDLEFCPGLLTDSDLVSISASERSSLASNSPEASPTQQPQTVAPAFSLNSSSPPFVPPSFQSQPSSFKLHQPSATRGRNAIPIVNPATGISMPSPPLSLSPARLQQSIRRW from the exons ATGTCTTCATACTACGGATACAACGCGCATGCCGCGCACGCCGCCTCTGTCTCCCACAACCACCACAGCGGCGGCCGCAACCGCAGAACCCCCCGCCTGACCGTTTCGCAGAACTCGCAGCGCCAGTTCCGCGGCGTGCGCAGCATGAAGGAGCTCAACGAGTCGGCGGCCCTGTCCGCCTTTCGCACCCGCTTCGAGGCCGGCCGGTCCTTTGATCTCGAGGACGACCTTGAGTTCTGCCCCGGCCTGCTGACTGACAGCGAC TTGGTTTCCATCTCTGCCTCTGAGCGCTCCTCACTTGCCAGCAACTCTCCCGAAGCGTCGCCCACGCAACAGCCTCAGACCGTCGCTCCCGCCTTTTCTCTCAACTCGTCATCGCCTCCCTTTGTCCCGCCCAGCTTCCAGTCCCAGCCCTCAAGCTTCAAGCTGCACCAGCCCTCTGCCACGCGCGGCCGCAATGCCATCCCCATTGTCAACCCGGCCACTGGCATCTCCATGCCCAGCCCGCCTCTGTCACTGTCGCCCGCCCGGCTACAGCAGTCCATTCGCCGATGGTAA
- a CDS encoding uncharacterized protein (EggNog:ENOG41) — protein MYNRSLAVSGAVRAVAAARRTAMSHRGFAFSATKRLGLKESSTQTNIDYDLHKRDSLAKQKKGSGHWKPELASDSEEAVKADRASRDLHASEKIAALQERTKKAAEETSKAGTSMRDAM, from the exons ATGTATAATCGAAGCTTGGCAGTTTCTGGAGCTGTTcgtgctgtcgctgctgcgaGACGAACGGCGATGAGCCATCGCGGCTTTGCCTTTTCAGCTACAAAGAGACTGGGGCTCAAGGAATCATCAACTC aaacaaacattGACTACGACCTGCATAAGAGAGACTCCCTcgccaagcagaagaagggctCTGGCCACTGGAAGCCCGAGCTCGCGTCCGACAGCGAGGAGGCCGTAAAGGCGGACCGGGCGTCGAGGGATCTGCATGCGTCGGAGAAGATTGCCGCGTTGCAGGAGAGGACGAAgaaggctgctgaggagaCGAGCAAGGCTGGGACGAGTATGAGAGATGCCATGTAG
- a CDS encoding uncharacterized protein (BUSCO:EOG092D2XUX), translating into MSSSSSSPPSFQSALLAGALAGTTVDLSLFPLDTLKTRLQSSAGFFPSGGFSGIYRGIGSAVVGSAPGAAFFFCTYETTKSFVGKRIRHAHDGKDNGRGWVPADILTHMIASSLGEIAACSVRVPTEVVKQRAQAGHHGGSSAKALGHILSRYSAQGGGLFAVWRELYRGWGITVFREVPFTVIQFPLWEAMKAWGRKRRNDGRDVSAGESAIYGSLAGGVAAASTTPLDVLKTRVMLSKDRVSVGEVFGRMAREEGIRPFFAGIAPRVTWISIGGAIFLGSYQWVINTMNTIQS; encoded by the coding sequence atgtcttcttcgtcctcctcgccgccgtCCTTCCAATCCGCCCTCCTCGCCGGCGCCCTCGCAGGTACCACCGTCgacctctccctcttcccccTCGACACCCTCAAGACACGTCTCCAGTCTTCCGCCGGCTTCTTCCCCTCGGGCGGCTTCTCAGGCATCTACCGCGGCATCGGCTCCGCCGTCGTGGGATCAGCTCCCggcgccgccttcttcttctgcacaTACGAGACGACAAAGAGCTTTGTCGGGAAGCGGATACGACATGCCCATGATGGAAAAGACAACGGAAGAGGCTGGGTGCCGGCCGATATCCTGACACACATGATTGCCTCGAGCTTGGGAGAAATCGCCGCCTGCTCAGTGCGCGTGCCTACCGAGGTCGTCAAACAGCGCGCCCAGGCCGGCCACCACGGAGGCTCGTCTGCAAAGGCGCTGGGCCATATCCTCAGCCGGTACTCTGCTCAGGGAGGGGGTCTGTTTGCCGTGTGGCGCGAGCTGTACCGCGGCTGGGGCATCACCGTCTTTCGCGAGGTGCCCTTCACCGTGATCCAGTTCCCGCTGTGGGAGGCTATGAAGGCGTGGGGTCGCAAGCGCCGAAACGACGGAAGGGACGTATCGGCCGGAGAGAGCGCCATATACGGAAGCTTGGCGGGAGGAGTGGCTGCCGCTTCGACAACGCCGCTCGATGTGCTTAAGACGAGAGTCATGCTCTCCAAGGACCGAGTATCCGTTGGCGAAGTGTTTGGGCGCATGGCTCGAGAGGAAGGCATCCGGCCCTTCTTTGCGGGCATTGCACCGCGCGTAACATGGATATCGATTGGCGGAGCGATATTCTTGGGGAGCTACCAATGGGTCATCAACACGATGAACACCATCCAATCATGA
- a CDS encoding uncharacterized protein (EggNog:ENOG41), with product MCRLVIFTGTCTKCGEAQVWEDLTQELSCLQAKNNGIFGDCSNGVFQERHEFDQECDQCTEEDEGIGDVGEEAEEDLLAHGKRLAEEEQSKDSRKKAKTKS from the coding sequence ATGTGTCGTCTAGTCATATTCACTGGCACTTGTACCAAGTGTGGCGAAGCCCAAGTATGGGAAGATCTTACGCAAGAACTATCATGTCTCCAGGCGAAAAACAATGGGATTTTTGGAGACTGTTCAAACGGCGTGTTTCAAGAACGACACGAATTCGACCAAGAGTGCGACCAATGCaccgaggaggatgaaggaATCGGCGATGTAGgtgaagaggcagaggaggaccTCCTTGCTCATGGGAAGCGGCTCGCTGAGGAAGAGCAGTCAAAGGACTCACGGAAGAAAGCCAAAACCAAAAGTTAA
- a CDS encoding uncharacterized protein (EggNog:ENOG41~TransMembrane:1 (o158-177i)) → MPSDNDNAPIDQRRHPELILVLSWMGARDVHIEKYIAQHRVLFPSSRILLIRSPASHVFWPSLARRHIPPAIRILRQFAESETRATNNSRNSRPRVLLHILSNGGVSTAARIRELLRKELGRDGAGNKLVIPRYALCLDSCPGNFVWKSTHQALLQSLPRWTSPLVHFVIAVAWLIYKLRLTRPAQNLNAEALRRGSLLPRETQRTYLYGTADAIIDWRQVEDHARRAEESGFKVRKEKFEGGEHVSLVRKESQRYWQAVKETWHEADLDAKKTTSQV, encoded by the exons ATGCCGAG CGACAACGACAATGCCCCAATCGATCAACGCCGCCATCCAGAACTCATCCTCGTTCTCAGCTGGATGGGTGCCCGAGACGTTCACATAGAAAAATACATTGCCCAACACCGCGTGCTCTTTCCCTCGTCCCGAATCCTTCTCATCCGCTCTCCTGCATCGCATGTCTTTTGGCCAAGCCTCGCTCGCAGACATATCCCGCCGGCAATCCGAATCCTCAGACAATTCGCAGAGTCAGAGACAAGGGCCACGAATAACAGCAGAAACAGCAGGCCCAGAGTCTTGTTGCATATCCTCTCCAACGGTGGCGTCAGCACAGCTGCAAGAATCCGGGAACTCCTGAGAAAGGAGTTGGGCAGAGACGGTGCCGGGAACAAGCTCGTCATCCCTCGATATGCCCTCTGTCTGGATTCATGTCCAGGCAACTTCGTCTGGAAAAGCACCCACCAAGCTCTCCTCCAATCTTTGCCTCGCTGGACCTCCCCGTTGGTGCACTTTGTCATCGCGGTCGCCTGGCTGATATACAAGCTTCGCCTCACCCGGCCTGCGCAGAATCTCAATGCTGAAGCCTTAAGGAGAGGAAGCCTACTCCCCAGAGAAACACAGAGGACCTATCTGTACGGAACGGCAGACGCCATCATCGACTGGCGCCAGGTCGAAGATCATGCGAGAAGGGCAGAGGAGTCAGGCTTCAAGGTACGAAAGGAGAAGTTTGAAGGCGGAGAGCATGTATCACTTGTAAGGAAAGAGAGTCAAAGGTATTGGCAGGCAGTAAAGGAGACATGGCATGAGGCTGATCTCGACGCCAAAAAGACGACTAGCCAGGTGTGA
- a CDS encoding uncharacterized protein (SECRETED:SignalP(1-23)~EggNog:ENOG41~MEROPS:MER0090759) translates to MIFIKALRWAICLLGSIAITASAANLPQVRRHAPDWDLAKPMNGLTFERAKAIKEPTKDRTTMFFSHLKGIKARPGQQHSGVSALSRFRGMVPGSINQSFQNISALTAASTQYAVQCGWDGVPVWLLFDTGSSDTWATKTGFKCSDGSGDSHNEAACGFSTPYIDGFSHGQIDELHFYLKYGSGERISGPMGYSDVSCGGVSVSKQQVGLANNTYWHGNNVTVGILGLAYPAITSAYYGDIGQEAPWNAMSYTPFLTNAISQGAIDPVFSVALIKNSTDGVIAWGGLPPMDWQFRGYAKTDLIIANLIGQPETAWKYSFYTIVPDGMKWGQTTDTTKYPYIVDTGTTMLYLPPPLAESIANSFQPRAVYLYQWGTYFAPCDAIPPHFAIIISGVEFWINPADLIYQDLIDPLTGYCAIGIASGGPGPYILGDVFLQNVLAVFDVGAAEMRFYSRK, encoded by the exons ATGATCTTCATAAAGGCTCTACGGTGGGCCATCTGCCTTCTCGGCAGCATTGCCATCACGGCATCGGCTGCCAATCTTCCCCAAGTCCGACGCCATGCTCCAGACTGGGACCTCGCAAAGCCCATGAATGGCCTCACCTTTGAGAGAGCAAAAGCCATCAAGGAGCCGACCAAGGATCGCACCACGATGTTCTTCTCGCACCTCAAGGGCATCAAGGCAAGACCAGGCCAGCAGCACTCGGGCGTCTCTGCTCTCAGCCGTTTCCGTGGCATGGTCCCTGGCTCCATCAACCAGTCGTTCCAGAACATTTCCGCCCTCACTGCTGCCTCTACCCAGTATGCCGTCCAGTGCGGCTGGGATGGCGTCCCCGTCTGGCTCCTCTTCGACACTGGAAGCTCTGATACCTGGGCGACCAAGACCGGTTTCAAGTGCTCAGACGGCTCTGGCGATTCCCACAACGAGGCTGCGTGTGGCTTCTCCACGCCCTATATTGATGGCTTCAGCCACGGCCAAATCGACGAGCTGCACTTCTACCTCAAGTATGGATCCGGCGAGCGCATCTCCGGCCCCATGGGCTACAGCGACGTCTCGTGCGGCGGAGTATCCGTGTCGAAGCAGCAGGTCGGCCTCGCCAACAACACCTACTGGCACGGCAACAACGTAACCGTCGGCATTCTCGGCCTTGCGTATCCTGCAATCACCAGCGCGTACTATGGCGACATTGGCCAGGAGGCGCCGTGGAACGCCATGAGCTACACGCCCTTCCTCACCAATGCCATCAGCCAGGGCGCCATCGACCCAGTCTTCAGCGTTGCCCTGATCAAGAACTCGACAGATGGCGTTATCGCCTGGGGAGGCTTGCCGCCGATGGACTGGCAGTTCAGGGGATATGCCAAGACGGATCTGATTATT GCAAATCTTATTGGCCAGCCTGAAACAGCTTGGAAGTACTCATTCTATACTATTGTGCCTGATGGCATGAAATGGGGCCAGACGACGGATACCACCAAGTATCCGTACATTGTCGACACTGGCACGACGATGCTCTATCTGCCTCCTC CCCTGGCTGAATCCATCGCCAACTCTTTCCAGCCTCGAGCCGTATACCTCTACCAATGGGGCACATACTTTGCCCCCTGCGATGCCATCCCGCCGCActttgccatcatcatctcggGCGTCGAGTTCTGGATCAACCCGGCGGATCTGATCTACCAAGATCTCATCGACCCGCTGACGGGCTACTGCGCCATTGGCATAGCTAGCGGTGGACCCGGGCCGTATATTTTAGGCGATGTGTTTCTGCAGAACGTGCTGGCCGTGTTTGACGTCGGAGCGGCCGAGATGCGGTTCTACTCGAGAAAGTGA